Proteins encoded within one genomic window of Candidatus Amarolinea dominans:
- a CDS encoding AAA family ATPase, with protein sequence MKPVIEQNLIPGLPDEAMVELRRLDSQAIPDAMPTEAQQRREWALTLAFEALSRRAPVVLFIDDLQWTDPTSLGFMRCLMIRKRQMRILFIGTLRTDDPEGRVVWRGLIA encoded by the coding sequence TTGAAACCAGTCATTGAGCAGAATCTGATTCCTGGACTGCCCGATGAGGCCATGGTAGAGCTAAGACGTCTGGACAGCCAGGCTATTCCTGATGCCATGCCCACAGAGGCGCAGCAACGGCGCGAGTGGGCCTTGACCTTGGCCTTTGAGGCGTTGAGTCGAAGGGCGCCGGTCGTGTTATTTATCGACGACCTGCAATGGACTGATCCAACCAGTCTGGGGTTCATGCGATGTCTCATGATTCGTAAAAGGCAGATGCGCATCCTGTTCATCGGCACACTGCGCACCGACGATCCCGAGGGTCGAGTCGTCTGGCGTGGCCTCATTGCGTGA
- a CDS encoding tetratricopeptide repeat protein, with amino-acid sequence MNRWQEAKQAHEQALKVLSTTRDMRMYAATHCNLSDVCRHLGDLEAALRLAEESLKLAVALDLHFEEALAHLNLGEALLESGQPRQARTEHLETAQRMLDERGITYLRPEVERGVAETLLQEGELEQAERSARKAITQAEALQSESDEGIGLRVLAAIQRAQGLVSDAEGTLQRGIELLRLSGPKFELAQADLEMARLVLGDPARQEQAGFVLKRARSIFEEAGATGAQSSGCP; translated from the coding sequence ATGAACCGTTGGCAGGAGGCCAAGCAAGCGCACGAGCAAGCGCTGAAGGTCCTGTCTACCACCCGTGATATGCGCATGTACGCCGCGACCCACTGCAATCTCTCAGACGTCTGCCGACACTTGGGCGACCTCGAAGCTGCGCTGCGCCTGGCCGAAGAATCGCTCAAATTGGCCGTGGCTTTGGATCTACATTTCGAGGAAGCGTTGGCGCATCTCAATCTCGGCGAAGCGCTTCTGGAAAGTGGGCAGCCACGCCAGGCCCGCACGGAACATCTGGAGACGGCCCAGCGCATGCTTGACGAGCGAGGGATCACCTACCTCCGCCCAGAGGTCGAACGCGGTGTTGCCGAGACCCTTCTCCAAGAGGGCGAGCTGGAGCAGGCAGAGCGCAGCGCCAGAAAGGCGATCACCCAGGCAGAGGCCCTGCAGTCGGAATCCGATGAGGGTATCGGCCTGCGGGTCCTGGCCGCGATCCAGCGTGCGCAAGGCCTGGTGAGCGACGCCGAAGGGACCTTGCAGCGCGGCATCGAGCTATTGCGCCTCAGCGGTCCGAAATTCGAATTGGCTCAGGCTGACCTGGAGATGGCCCGTCTTGTCTTGGGCGATCCCGCACGGCAAGAGCAGGCTGGCTTTGTCTTGAAAAGGGCCAGAAGTATCTTCGAAGAAGCCGGCGCAACTGGCGCTCAGAGCAGTGGATGCCCTTGA
- a CDS encoding DUF1670 domain-containing protein → MAHAIIADILTLVEQAYATDLPPRHVYWPAWRCLELPATPRFADWCASACTRSPTEVALLSADQASIGRRRAAPSINSVSSAGVRRRMTKAVSRPLWICRLLSGLASPRTNCCANMSRNMQTVPIRGTVHDYRPSVSHKAEVIRRYLRGQSPADIARELNHSQHAVDRYIKDYEVTRTLAQKFPLHEIPALAKHAASLVREHVQLIREYEPNLVFYSPEPAVAAQAAA, encoded by the coding sequence GTGGCGCACGCCATCATCGCCGATATTCTGACGCTGGTGGAGCAGGCCTACGCCACCGACCTGCCGCCCCGGCATGTCTACTGGCCCGCGTGGCGGTGCCTGGAGCTACCGGCAACCCCGAGATTCGCGGACTGGTGCGCGTCCGCCTGCACCCGGTCACCGACGGAGGTGGCGCTGCTCAGTGCGGATCAGGCGTCGATCGGCCGCCGGCGCGCCGCACCTTCAATCAACAGCGTTTCGTCCGCTGGTGTCAGGAGGCGTATGACCAAGGCGGTGTCCCGACCTCTTTGGATTTGTCGTTTGCTCAGCGGCCTGGCGAGTCCTAGGACCAATTGTTGCGCCAATATGAGCAGGAATATGCAGACCGTGCCGATCCGTGGTACAGTGCATGACTATCGGCCCTCGGTGTCGCACAAGGCCGAGGTGATCCGCCGTTATCTGCGTGGGCAATCGCCAGCCGACATTGCTCGCGAACTCAACCACTCGCAGCACGCCGTGGATCGCTACATCAAGGACTACGAAGTCACCCGCACCCTCGCACAGAAGTTCCCGCTGCACGAGATTCCGGCGCTCGCGAAGCACGCCGCGTCACTCGTGCGGGAACACGTTCAGTTGATCCGCGAGTATGAACCCAACCTGGTCTTCTACTCGCCTGAACCGGCGGTGGCCGCACAAGCGGCCGCCTGA